From a single Sphingobium lignivorans genomic region:
- a CDS encoding TonB-dependent receptor plug domain-containing protein: MGVAAKLGTSFLALSVALTSPALAQGSASAEIETGEQGLQDIVVTAQRRSENVQRTALSVTAVTGETMTSRGVSQTEDLSRLTAGLQVQPSGGPYTTFAVRGVSQLGGNAFADPTVAVNLGGVYLATPTVIHGLYLDLDRVEILKGPQGTLYGRNATGRRHQRHSGAAQVRV; this comes from the coding sequence ATGGGGGTGGCGGCCAAACTTGGAACATCGTTTCTGGCATTGAGCGTCGCGCTCACGTCGCCGGCACTGGCGCAGGGCAGCGCATCGGCCGAAATCGAGACCGGCGAACAGGGGCTTCAGGATATCGTCGTAACCGCCCAGCGCCGCTCGGAGAATGTGCAGCGGACAGCCTTGTCTGTCACCGCCGTCACCGGCGAAACCATGACATCGCGCGGTGTGAGCCAAACCGAGGATCTCAGCCGCCTGACTGCGGGCCTGCAAGTGCAGCCCTCAGGCGGTCCATACACGACCTTCGCTGTCCGTGGTGTCAGCCAGCTCGGCGGCAATGCCTTTGCCGATCCCACCGTCGCAGTGAACCTCGGCGGCGTCTACCTCGCGACGCCCACGGTCATCCACGGACTCTATCTCGATCTCGATCGCGTCGAAATCCTTAAAGGCCCGCAAGGAACCCTCTACGGCCGCAACGCGACGGGCCGGCGCCATCAACGTCATTCCGGTGCGGCCCAGGTTCGAGTTTGA
- a CDS encoding helix-turn-helix transcriptional regulator, with protein MTEVRRIDGHMVEPAVLKPFAAAVDLLGSDRFYRTLSGSLGVLVDRFYLIDGSTRSEPLIMQTELDKPVVNGSTYVKLFLPNDPLQLAIDSVKDDDTILCLKVAPCDIVVPAYRSMLERASVVERVSFIRKLGRNGWRCMTVVRRKTSGRFTERELSLLGSAYRLLTPLVDRHRSLIGEVVENRADRIAELEERFGQRYPALTPREREVCARAAMGISVEGCALDLGIAASSVLTYRKRAYQRLGISSAYELARLVLR; from the coding sequence ATGACAGAGGTCCGACGCATCGATGGACATATGGTCGAACCAGCCGTGTTGAAACCGTTCGCGGCTGCGGTCGATCTGCTGGGATCCGATCGCTTCTATCGGACGCTCAGTGGATCGCTCGGCGTGCTGGTCGACAGATTCTATCTCATCGATGGCAGCACCAGATCGGAACCGCTGATCATGCAGACCGAACTGGACAAGCCGGTCGTCAACGGGAGCACTTATGTAAAGCTGTTCCTGCCCAATGATCCGCTGCAGCTGGCCATCGACAGCGTCAAGGATGACGACACGATCCTGTGCCTGAAGGTGGCGCCTTGCGATATCGTCGTGCCGGCCTATCGATCCATGCTGGAACGGGCGAGCGTCGTCGAGCGCGTCTCCTTCATTCGCAAGTTGGGGCGAAACGGTTGGCGCTGCATGACCGTCGTGCGACGCAAAACGTCAGGCCGGTTCACGGAACGGGAATTATCCCTGCTTGGCAGCGCCTACCGCCTGCTGACTCCACTGGTCGACCGGCACCGCAGCCTGATCGGCGAAGTCGTCGAGAACCGGGCCGATCGCATCGCCGAACTGGAGGAACGGTTCGGCCAGCGTTACCCTGCCTTGACGCCCCGTGAGCGCGAGGTTTGCGCGCGCGCGGCCATGGGCATCTCCGTCGAGGGATGCGCGCTCGATCTCGGAATCGCCGCGTCGTCCGTCCTGACGTACAGGAAACGCGCCTATCAGCGCCTCGGCATAAGCAGCGCCTATGAACTTGCCCGGCTGGTCCTGCGCTAG
- a CDS encoding LLM class flavin-dependent oxidoreductase: MQFGLFMGIWENPQAGTSHHAILNQVIDYVVRAEALGFMSVFLNEHHFTGLPQIPSSMMVLSNLAARTRTIRLGTAVTILPWHNPLLFAEEVGTLDLLSDGRFDCGIGRGFRFVECQGFGIPGAELQARYEEALTILQKAWSAPGRFSHSGTYWNFTDAIIDPKSIQQPHPPVWIAVGSDASARRTAEQGYNLLLDQFSDSGQLGQRIAVYREAVEAQGRPFDPRSIGVTRAFHLTTNEAETREAIAHHHHVLANNRMLSTDPNASGGVHAPPMATGDEDDIWLIGTADQLIARIERLKAAGVDYLLLLDAAGDQKSLERFASEIMPLFAGSRESVAA, translated from the coding sequence ATGCAGTTCGGACTATTCATGGGCATCTGGGAAAACCCCCAGGCGGGCACCAGCCATCATGCCATCCTGAATCAGGTGATCGACTATGTCGTGCGCGCCGAGGCACTTGGCTTCATGTCCGTGTTCCTCAACGAGCATCATTTCACGGGCCTGCCCCAGATCCCTTCCTCGATGATGGTCCTCTCGAACCTGGCTGCCCGCACGCGCACGATCCGGCTCGGAACGGCCGTCACGATCCTGCCCTGGCACAATCCGCTGTTGTTCGCCGAGGAAGTCGGCACGCTCGATCTGCTGTCCGACGGGCGTTTCGATTGCGGGATCGGCCGCGGCTTCCGTTTTGTCGAATGCCAGGGATTCGGGATTCCCGGCGCGGAACTTCAGGCCCGCTATGAGGAAGCGCTGACCATTCTTCAGAAAGCCTGGTCCGCGCCGGGGCGCTTCTCGCACAGCGGCACATATTGGAACTTCACGGACGCGATCATCGATCCAAAATCGATCCAGCAACCGCATCCGCCGGTCTGGATCGCCGTTGGGAGCGATGCCTCGGCGCGCCGCACGGCAGAGCAAGGCTATAATCTGCTGCTCGATCAGTTCAGCGATTCCGGCCAGCTCGGCCAGCGCATCGCGGTCTATCGCGAGGCTGTGGAAGCGCAGGGCCGCCCGTTCGACCCGCGTTCCATTGGCGTGACCCGCGCTTTCCATCTCACGACGAACGAAGCCGAAACGCGAGAGGCGATCGCGCATCATCACCATGTGCTTGCCAATAATCGCATGCTCTCGACTGATCCGAACGCGTCCGGCGGCGTGCATGCGCCGCCGATGGCGACGGGCGATGAAGACGATATCTGGCTCATCGGTACGGCCGACCAGTTGATCGCCAGGATCGAGCGGCTGAAGGCGGCCGGCGTCGATTATCTGCTGCTGCTCGACGCGGCGGGCGATCAGAAGAGCCTCGAGCGATTTGCCAGCGAGATCATGCCGCTTTTCGCCGGTTCGCGCGAAAGCGTTGCGGCCTGA